In the genome of Amia ocellicauda isolate fAmiCal2 chromosome 3, fAmiCal2.hap1, whole genome shotgun sequence, one region contains:
- the kctd14 gene encoding BTB/POZ domain-containing protein KCTD14, with protein MSLSDYNRSPRKQCTTNLHFQSPIVELNIGGQFYSTSLSTLRKYPRSKLAEMFNGEPKLRKDTEGRFFIDRDGTHFRHILDFLRTQRLPSESVTEVYKEALFYDIEPLIKQLEDSPQIFGEVVGRQQFLARVPNYQENLEVIIRIARAEAVAARQSTVIVCVLRTEEDSSRYNDAINSLDSDKESVVRFGPWKATPSIADLLDCIKMDIEAKGYKISYQPHTADKGFRFKSYDFFYKFLFTWW; from the exons ATGAGTCTCTCCGACTACAACAGGTCTCCGCGAAAGCAATGCACTACTAATTTACACTTT CAATCCCCCATTGTAGAGCTGAACATCGGGGGCCAGTTCTACAGCACATCTCTGAGCACGCTCAGGAAGTATCCCAGATCCAAGCTGGCTGAGATGTTCAATGGGGAGCCCAAGCTGAGGAAAGACACAGAGGGCCGCTTCTTCATTGACCGCGATGGGACGCACTTCAGACACATCCTGGACTTCCTGCGCACTCAGAGGCTGCCCAGTGAGAGCGTGACAGAGGTGTACAAGGAAGCTCTCTTCTACGACATCGAGCCCCTCATCAAGCAGCTGGAGGACTCCCCGCAGATATTTGGGGAAGTCGTTGGCAGGCAACAGTTCCTGGCCAGGGTCCCCAATTACCAGGAAAACCTGGAGGTGATCATCAGAATAGCCCGTGCGGAGGCTGTAGCCGCTCGGCAGTCCACGGTCATCGTGTGCGTTCTGAGAACAGAGGAGGATTCGTCTCGCTACAACGACGCCATCAACAGCCTTGACTCTGACAAAGAGTCAGTGGTGAGGTTCGGGCCGTGGAAAGCAACTCCCAGCATCGCGGACCTGCTGGACTGTATCAAAATGGACATCGAGGCCAAGGGCTATAAGATCAGCTATCAGCCACACACTGCAGACAAGGGCTTCCGTTTCAAAAGCTACGACTTCTTTTACAAATTCCTGTTCACTTGGTGGTAA